In Arcanobacterium canis, the sequence TCTGACCCGTCAGTGTTGATTTTGGACGAGGCAACATCGAGTGTCGATACGCGAACCGAGATGCTTGTTCAAAAAGCCATGAATGAGTTACGCACAGGACGAACATCATTCGTTATCGCACACCGGCTCTCCACTATCCGCGACGCTGACCTGATCATCGTCATGGTCGAGGGTGATGTGGTGGAGATGGGCAATCATGACCAGCTGCTCGCAGCAAAAGGTGCGTACTGGGATCTCTACCAGTCACAATTTGCCGGCTCCCCTCGTGATTGAAAACCGCGGGATTCTCAATCACGAGGCAGCTCATTCACGGATAAACATCGACAGATCGCCGGCTCCCTCGCGCAAAATTGTTGCTTGACCCGATGACAAATCAATAACCGACGTCGGACGTGGTTCATCGATGTCACCATCGATCACTAGATCTACCCGATCACCGAGCTCATCTTGTACTCGCCATCCTTCAGTGAGGAGTTCATCGCTTCCTGGGAGAATAAGCGTCGAGGAAATGAGGGCCTCCCCCATGCCCGCCAGAATAGTTTGGGTGATGTGGTGGCGAGGGATTCGAGCCCCGACTGTGGATTTTTTGGAGTTGAGAGATATTTTTGGAACCTCTTTAGTGCCTTTAAAAATAAAAGTGTAGGGACCGGGCGTGAGCGATTTGACCAGTCGGAAGAATCGGTTGTCAACGATGACAAGGTTTCCTAACTGCGCAAAGTCATGGCATAGCAGAGTGAAATGGTGGTTTTCTCCCACACCACGGATCTGTCGGATGCGCTCAAGCCCCTCCTTGTTTCCCATTGTGCATACGAGCGCATACCCAGAGTCTGTCGGCATCGCGATAACACCCGAACCACGAAGACGATCGACAACTTTTGACACAAGGCGTTCTTGAGGATTGTCAGGATGAATTTCAACTAGGCGCGACATTGCTTTCCTTTCATCAGATACCTCTACATTACTCGGTTTTACGAAGCCTAGCTCGCGTGCAATAGAATGTTGATATGGAACAAGCAATGTCACGAGTTCGCCTCGCTTTTAAGCAATCTGCCCCAGAAATTGAGGATGCAGAGCTCATTCTTAAAGCTCGTCTTGTTGAGGATCTCGGTCTTGACACACTTGCCAAATGGCAAGTGGCATATGCAATTGAGAGGATAGCTCGGGTTGAGCTCCTTGATTCGCAGATCGATCATGCTGCCACTGTCAAAGATTTTGTTGCACTTGCAGTTTCTGATGCTCCACTTCCACAAGAAATTCAGGCATCAGCGAACTCGGATCAAGAAGACTGCGGCAATACTTCTCTTCCGTCGGTACCCCGTGACATTGCTGGCACGTCTGAGCACACCGACGACAGCAATGTTTCGCCAGGTCAAACAGCCGAAAATCTGGAAAAAGAACTTGCAAATTTAGCAGACTTCTTTAAGCGTTAATGTCAAGGCGAACGCATGGGTAGTACTACCCATGGTGAAGGCTTTGTGCAGATCATGAGGTCATCGATATGCTTATTTTGTCGCAAACGGAAGAGCGAAAGAGACATCTCCCGGTTGTCTGTCCGGGGCTTTGACATCTCACCGTCATGACAGATGTCTCGATTCAGACGCAGGTCTTGTGTGCGTGGATCTGTGTCTGTTTCTCGCGATCACGCGAGAAAGGCAGCAGCTGAATGTGCGTTAAACAGCTGCTGTTCGCCGATCGCGCCTTTGAGAGGGGCATCTCACTACTGCCCCTCTCAAAGGGCAGGTGATGGGGAATATCAACAACTCCCAGAAAAATGAGTGGCTAGTCGATCACCACCGACTGGCCACTCAATCATGATATTTGCGCGGAGGCAGCACATCACATCTTGTTAACCGACTCGATGGAGCCAGCGCACAGGTGCTCCAGCTCCGGCGTAGCGGAAGACTTCTAGCTCATCATCCCATGCTTGTCCCAGAGCAATGTCAAGAAGTCTGCGAAGTTCATCGGCATCGCCAGCCGAATTCTCGATTGCAGCCCGGATACGGTTCTCAGGAACGACAACGTTTCCTAGCTGATCTGTCTGCGCATAGAAAATACCGAGACCAGGCGTGTGCGACCAACGACCACCGTCGGAAATCTGGGACGGCTCCTCGGTGATTTCAAAGCGTAAATGTTCCCATCCTCCTAGGGCTGAGGCAAGCATCGCACCCATGCCAACTTCGCCAACCCAGGAGACCTCTGC encodes:
- a CDS encoding L-threonylcarbamoyladenylate synthase, whose amino-acid sequence is MSRLVEIHPDNPQERLVSKVVDRLRGSGVIAMPTDSGYALVCTMGNKEGLERIRQIRGVGENHHFTLLCHDFAQLGNLVIVDNRFFRLVKSLTPGPYTFIFKGTKEVPKISLNSKKSTVGARIPRHHITQTILAGMGEALISSTLILPGSDELLTEGWRVQDELGDRVDLVIDGDIDEPRPTSVIDLSSGQATILREGAGDLSMFIRE
- a CDS encoding DUF3145 domain-containing protein, with the protein product MKNKHTTRGVIFIHSVTPAVQPHVEWAVTSVLGYPVHFEWTKQPALPQMNRAEVSWVGEVGMGAMLASALGGWEHLRFEITEEPSQISDGGRWSHTPGLGIFYAQTDQLGNVVVPENRIRAAIENSAGDADELRRLLDIALGQAWDDELEVFRYAGAGAPVRWLHRVG